A window of the Microbacterium sp. LWH13-1.2 genome harbors these coding sequences:
- a CDS encoding DUF2273 domain-containing protein, protein MTPTTTGALIGALLALAALMFGFWGFLLMALFAGIGALIGRIASGKLDVRGLADAFTGRRTS, encoded by the coding sequence ATGACCCCCACCACCACGGGCGCCCTGATCGGTGCCCTCCTCGCCCTCGCTGCGCTGATGTTCGGATTCTGGGGCTTCCTGCTCATGGCTCTGTTCGCCGGCATCGGGGCACTCATCGGTCGGATCGCCTCCGGCAAGCTCGACGTCCGCGGTCTCGCGGACGCCTTCACCGGGCGGCGTACCTCCTGA
- a CDS encoding Asp23/Gls24 family envelope stress response protein — protein sequence MATQDQNTSASPAEKELAQTSAAPKPAASTSRVDRSSSFSTSRIPADSDAAGKTTIADGVVAKVAGIAARQVDGVYALGGGGARAFGAIRDAVNATDLSQGVKVEVGETQAAADLTIVVEYPAPIQEVANNVRAAVAGAISRLVGLEVVEVNVEVNDVHVPGDDSNENEESRVS from the coding sequence ATGGCAACTCAGGATCAGAACACCTCCGCCAGCCCCGCCGAGAAGGAACTGGCACAGACTTCCGCCGCGCCCAAGCCGGCAGCGTCCACCTCGCGCGTGGATCGCTCCTCCAGCTTCTCGACGTCGCGGATCCCCGCTGACTCGGATGCCGCGGGCAAGACCACCATCGCCGACGGCGTCGTGGCCAAGGTCGCAGGCATCGCCGCCCGTCAGGTCGACGGCGTGTACGCACTGGGTGGCGGCGGCGCACGCGCCTTCGGCGCCATCCGTGACGCCGTCAACGCCACCGACCTCTCGCAGGGCGTCAAGGTCGAGGTCGGCGAGACGCAGGCCGCCGCGGACCTGACCATCGTCGTCGAGTACCCCGCTCCCATCCAGGAGGTCGCGAACAACGTCCGCGCCGCCGTCGCCGGAGCCATCAGCCGCCTGGTCGGCCTCGAGGTCGTCGAGGTCAACGTCGAGGTCAACGACGTGCACGTGCCCGGCGACGACAGCAACGAGAACGAGGAGTCGCGCGTCTCATGA
- a CDS encoding SDR family NAD(P)-dependent oxidoreductase — MTSSATGIPDLHGRTILVTGANAGIGYWCAEILAAHGARVLLGCRSSERAEVAASSIRAHAPGADLGILPVDLGSLASIRAAAASLDERVDAVICNAGVKAADRDARTVDGLDLMVGTNFVGHFALLAQLGHVLADDARVVAVGSLAHRFADIDPATLSEPWTGASLRQYGRSKAALMAFAFELNRRWRGTARSALCAHPGYAVDPLTPHRDGLADVSAAARAFASLSRALVQGKDAGAAPIVHAAVAADATGGDYWGPGGLLEFRGAPRRVTASEQVRSVDVGAELWAVAEHMTGVRFTL; from the coding sequence ATGACCTCCTCTGCGACGGGAATCCCCGACCTCCATGGCCGCACGATCCTCGTCACGGGGGCGAACGCCGGCATCGGGTACTGGTGCGCCGAGATCCTCGCCGCACACGGCGCACGGGTGCTGCTCGGATGCCGGTCGTCCGAGCGCGCAGAGGTCGCCGCTTCGTCGATCCGCGCTCATGCGCCCGGCGCGGACCTCGGCATCCTCCCGGTCGATCTCGGCTCTCTCGCGAGCATCCGAGCCGCGGCCGCCTCGCTCGACGAGCGCGTCGACGCGGTGATCTGCAACGCGGGGGTCAAGGCAGCGGATCGCGACGCGCGCACCGTCGACGGACTGGATCTGATGGTGGGCACGAACTTCGTCGGGCACTTCGCCCTGCTCGCACAGCTCGGGCACGTGCTCGCCGACGATGCGCGGGTCGTGGCCGTCGGCTCGCTCGCGCATCGCTTCGCCGACATCGATCCTGCGACGCTCTCAGAGCCGTGGACCGGGGCCTCCCTGCGTCAGTACGGCCGCTCGAAAGCGGCCCTCATGGCCTTCGCCTTCGAGCTCAACCGCCGCTGGCGTGGCACGGCGCGCTCGGCGCTGTGCGCGCACCCCGGCTATGCCGTGGATCCGCTCACTCCGCATCGAGACGGACTCGCCGACGTCTCGGCCGCGGCGCGGGCGTTCGCCTCACTGAGTCGCGCGCTCGTGCAGGGAAAGGATGCCGGGGCCGCGCCGATCGTGCACGCGGCCGTCGCGGCCGACGCCACCGGCGGCGATTACTGGGGCCCAGGCGGTCTGCTCGAGTTCCGCGGAGCGCCCAGGCGGGTCACCGCGAGCGAGCAGGTGCGCTCGGTCGACGTGGGGGCCGAGCTGTGGGCCGTCGCCGAGCACATGACCGGCGTGCGCTTCACTCTCTAG